The following coding sequences lie in one Leptospira inadai serovar Lyme str. 10 genomic window:
- a CDS encoding glycosyltransferase, whose translation MNDTELKNTPPKSVLMLGWEYPPHVAGGLGVACQGIVNSLSKLGHTIFLLLPKLHGDEEQIEGVNLLDISSGWRLLTQEDQNELILTHSFNVQESSENLSFSPYSTFSDGKDRRWTHSETFERTAGPEKTGIKKSSTALPIPISGGYGPVIFHDIHKYADFAAKVAAVLKPDLIHAHDWMTFPAAKKIRTELTTETILHFHATEYDRSGENQNDYIKQVEKDACEFSDKIITVSDYTKNLLQERYQADPNKIFVAHNGISEGTESEYFEGKERIIDDPIVLFLGRITYQKGPDYFIQAAVKIVREVPNVRFVMAGTGDLHHRMIELSADLGMGKHFHYTGYLNKENAHRLYKISDLYIMPSVSEPFGLTALEAMSHNLPVILSNQSGVSEVVNRCLKVNFWDTDELAAKTIALLKSGTLRDLMGQEAKKDASKLTWHMNAKKIEDVYRRKI comes from the coding sequence GTGAACGATACTGAACTAAAAAATACGCCGCCCAAGAGCGTACTTATGCTGGGTTGGGAATACCCGCCTCACGTCGCGGGCGGACTCGGTGTTGCTTGTCAGGGAATCGTGAATTCCTTATCGAAATTAGGACACACCATCTTTTTGTTGCTCCCTAAACTACATGGTGACGAGGAGCAAATCGAAGGCGTCAATTTACTGGACATAAGTTCCGGGTGGCGACTTCTTACTCAAGAAGACCAAAACGAATTAATTCTAACTCATTCTTTCAATGTTCAAGAAAGCAGCGAAAATCTAAGCTTCTCGCCTTATAGCACGTTCAGCGATGGAAAAGATCGAAGGTGGACACATTCGGAAACTTTCGAAAGAACTGCAGGCCCGGAAAAGACAGGAATAAAGAAGAGTTCCACGGCCCTACCGATTCCTATATCCGGCGGTTACGGTCCTGTCATATTTCATGACATCCATAAATACGCGGATTTTGCGGCCAAAGTCGCAGCCGTATTGAAACCGGATTTAATTCACGCCCACGATTGGATGACTTTTCCTGCGGCTAAAAAAATTCGAACCGAACTTACGACAGAAACAATATTACATTTTCATGCAACTGAATACGATCGATCGGGCGAAAATCAAAACGATTACATAAAGCAGGTAGAAAAGGATGCCTGCGAATTCTCCGATAAGATCATAACGGTAAGCGATTACACTAAGAACTTATTACAAGAAAGATACCAGGCCGATCCTAATAAAATCTTCGTCGCCCATAACGGAATATCCGAAGGCACAGAATCGGAATACTTCGAAGGTAAGGAGAGGATCATCGACGATCCGATCGTTTTATTCTTAGGACGAATCACGTATCAAAAAGGACCGGATTACTTTATCCAAGCCGCAGTGAAAATCGTTCGCGAAGTTCCGAATGTCCGATTCGTCATGGCAGGGACGGGAGATCTTCATCATAGAATGATCGAATTATCCGCGGATTTGGGAATGGGAAAACATTTTCACTATACCGGATATTTGAATAAAGAAAACGCACATCGACTTTATAAAATAAGCGATCTTTACATCATGCCTTCCGTTTCGGAGCCGTTCGGCTTAACTGCATTGGAAGCCATGTCGCATAATCTTCCTGTTATACTATCTAACCAATCGGGAGTAAGTGAAGTCGTCAATCGATGCCTAAAGGTGAACTTTTGGGACACGGATGAACTGGCTGCTAAAACGATCGCCTTACTCAAAAGCGGAACATTAAGAGACCTAATGGGGCAAGAAGCTAAAAAAGATGCCTCTAAACTCACCTGGCATATGAATGCAAAAAAAATCGAAGACGTGTATAGGAGAAAAATATGA
- a CDS encoding DUF2461 domain-containing protein: protein MQKQILDFLKNLSKNNNRDWFKKNELVYRSSLNEFYKFVEDLILGIHTFDSSIRNRSAKDCVFRIYKDVRFAKDKSPYKTNFGAWIATAGKKEVSAGYYVHVAPGESMVAGGLYLPPSPALLSVRKAIASDSTELRNIIGAKSFKNQFKELKGERLNSAPKGFSKDHPDIDLLRLKSFIAIRKFSDKEVIDDRFVKLCLKSFEQLLPLNRFLNKALKL from the coding sequence ATGCAAAAACAAATATTGGATTTCTTAAAGAATCTATCCAAGAATAATAATAGGGATTGGTTCAAGAAAAATGAATTAGTTTATCGTTCCTCATTAAACGAATTTTACAAATTCGTGGAAGATTTGATTCTTGGAATACATACTTTCGATTCGAGCATCCGAAATCGAAGCGCGAAAGACTGCGTATTCCGAATCTATAAGGATGTGCGATTTGCGAAGGATAAATCACCGTATAAGACCAATTTCGGGGCTTGGATCGCCACTGCGGGCAAAAAGGAAGTTTCGGCCGGTTATTACGTGCACGTTGCTCCGGGAGAATCGATGGTAGCCGGGGGATTGTATCTCCCGCCCTCTCCTGCTCTACTTTCCGTCCGAAAGGCCATCGCATCGGATTCAACGGAACTCAGAAATATAATCGGAGCAAAGAGTTTTAAAAATCAATTTAAGGAGCTTAAAGGGGAACGATTAAACTCAGCCCCAAAAGGATTTTCGAAAGATCATCCGGATATCGACTTACTCCGTTTGAAAAGTTTCATCGCGATCCGCAAATTTAGCGATAAAGAGGTAATAGACGATCGCTTCGTTAAACTTTGTCTAAAATCCTTCGAACAATTACTCCCGCTCAATCGATTTTTAAACAAAGCGTTAAAACTTTGA
- a CDS encoding helix-turn-helix transcriptional regulator yields the protein MKRTITSRDGVGITASVRQKFELYLSRVVTELPTLVYVKKGTKTMQREGVEYVVRAGEAVAIAGGWSFDVVNAPEEGEFEASWLAFHPDIIRQFGETQYSSTPIEIAFTMSSLKSGFLEAFELAIESITTSRSIPTSVAAHRVTELLLWLSEYGKRFQISSHAKLTHRVRSVLNSAPANDWSASDIASQMAISEATLRRKLALESVSFSELLIDVRMSHALSLLQSTDLSIGEIAKEVGYESASRFAVRFRDRFGHSPADFRRNKGQNERIGTTFDRV from the coding sequence ATGAAACGAACGATTACTTCACGCGATGGTGTCGGGATCACAGCCTCGGTCAGGCAGAAATTCGAATTATACCTTTCACGGGTCGTAACGGAGTTGCCGACTCTTGTTTACGTTAAAAAAGGAACAAAAACGATGCAGCGAGAAGGCGTCGAGTACGTAGTAAGAGCCGGCGAAGCCGTTGCCATTGCCGGTGGTTGGTCTTTTGACGTGGTCAATGCTCCGGAGGAAGGAGAATTCGAAGCTTCTTGGCTGGCGTTTCATCCGGATATAATCAGGCAATTCGGTGAAACGCAATATTCTTCCACGCCGATTGAAATAGCGTTTACGATGAGTTCCCTAAAATCGGGATTTCTAGAGGCTTTCGAACTCGCGATCGAATCCATAACGACCAGTCGAAGTATTCCTACAAGCGTTGCCGCTCATAGAGTCACTGAACTCTTGCTTTGGTTGAGCGAATATGGAAAACGATTTCAAATTTCTTCGCACGCCAAATTAACGCACAGAGTAAGATCGGTGCTTAATTCCGCCCCGGCAAACGATTGGTCGGCCTCGGATATCGCGAGTCAAATGGCGATCAGCGAAGCGACGTTGAGAAGGAAGCTAGCTTTAGAGAGCGTATCTTTTTCCGAATTGTTAATAGACGTGCGAATGTCCCACGCTTTGTCGTTATTACAGTCGACGGATTTATCGATAGGAGAGATCGCCAAGGAAGTCGGATACGAATCCGCGTCTCGCTTTGCGGTTCGATTTAGGGACAGGTTCGGTCATTCTCCCGCGGATTTTCGGAGAAATAAGGGGCAAAATGAGCGGATCGGCACAACCTTTGATCGGGTTTGA
- a CDS encoding YbhB/YbcL family Raf kinase inhibitor-like protein, producing MRFDSKVVALLFALSTSSVFAADLKVSSSSIKEGGVLTNTQVFNGFGCSGDNVSPDLHWTGAPKDTKFFAVTVYDPDAPTGSGWWHWVVFNIPADVTSLDSKAGNEKGTLPKGAIQSRTDFGKPGYGGPCPPAGDKPHKYIFRVIALKDKIPLDQDASGALVGFYINSMKLADGKLTAKYGRK from the coding sequence ATGCGATTCGATAGTAAGGTGGTAGCTCTACTTTTTGCGCTTTCCACGAGTTCGGTGTTTGCCGCCGATTTGAAAGTTAGTAGTAGTTCCATTAAAGAAGGCGGAGTCTTAACAAATACTCAAGTTTTCAACGGATTCGGTTGCTCCGGAGACAACGTTTCGCCGGATCTTCATTGGACCGGTGCGCCTAAGGATACCAAATTTTTTGCGGTAACCGTTTATGATCCGGATGCGCCTACCGGAAGCGGTTGGTGGCATTGGGTGGTATTCAATATTCCTGCCGACGTCACGAGTCTAGATTCCAAGGCGGGAAATGAAAAAGGAACTTTACCGAAAGGTGCAATCCAAAGTCGTACCGATTTCGGAAAACCGGGATACGGCGGTCCCTGTCCTCCTGCCGGAGATAAACCTCACAAATATATTTTCAGAGTAATCGCTTTGAAAGATAAGATTCCGCTGGACCAAGACGCTTCGGGTGCCCTAGTGGGATTCTATATCAATTCGATGAAGTTAGCCGATGGGAAACTAACGGCTAAGTACGGAAGAAAATAA
- a CDS encoding enoyl-CoA hydratase-related protein, whose amino-acid sequence MSQKTVLTNVLPVKNGNIFEIIINRPEVHNCVNGETAELLLSAWKRFRDDADLTVAILRGNGEKSFCAGADLNALETLMDINGTNDEIRHWVKNSTGPMGGSRVVQRKPVITVSQGYTYAGGLELFCHGHIRIAEKQAMFSVACRRWGVPLADGGTVYLPWLIGPGSALPLIITGQRIRAERAQAIGLVWEIVPKGKGIERARRYAEQICSVPRDALMADLSSAIDGYGRPLEEALEIEARGIYPVVTSDSFREGVSNFQRGERFWFR is encoded by the coding sequence ATGAGTCAAAAAACCGTTCTAACAAACGTTCTTCCCGTAAAAAATGGTAACATTTTCGAAATTATCATCAATCGGCCGGAGGTCCATAATTGCGTGAACGGAGAAACGGCAGAACTTCTACTCTCCGCATGGAAACGATTCAGGGACGATGCCGATCTGACGGTTGCAATCCTGCGGGGAAACGGAGAAAAATCGTTTTGTGCCGGCGCCGATTTAAACGCTTTGGAAACGCTGATGGATATCAACGGCACAAACGATGAAATCCGGCATTGGGTCAAAAATTCAACGGGCCCGATGGGTGGATCCAGAGTCGTGCAACGAAAACCGGTCATAACGGTTTCGCAAGGTTATACGTATGCAGGCGGGCTCGAATTATTTTGCCATGGACATATCCGAATAGCGGAAAAACAGGCGATGTTTTCCGTCGCATGTCGACGCTGGGGAGTTCCCTTGGCAGACGGCGGAACTGTCTATCTCCCTTGGTTAATAGGACCCGGATCCGCCTTACCTTTAATTATCACCGGCCAACGAATTCGAGCGGAAAGAGCCCAAGCAATCGGACTAGTATGGGAAATCGTTCCTAAGGGAAAAGGCATCGAGAGAGCAAGACGCTATGCCGAACAAATTTGCTCCGTTCCCAGAGACGCATTAATGGCGGATTTATCCTCCGCGATAGACGGATATGGAAGGCCGTTGGAGGAGGCTTTAGAAATCGAGGCGAGAGGTATCTACCCCGTGGTAACTAGCGATTCATTTCGTGAAGGCGTCTCTAATTTTCAAAGGGGAGAACGGTTTTGGTTTCGCTAA